The following proteins are co-located in the Paraburkholderia phytofirmans PsJN genome:
- a CDS encoding reverse transcriptase family protein has product MTLVLEESARWMDGLARHVAKRFAARWDSVGRKEVSTVVAGMPGFVSAWRSEQPPRVVRVLTRPPFQRPPPPWLHDVALPQLPTLGDLAAWLDIEPGDLGWFADRWRVPTRGAATPLHHYAYKAIEKRDGRCRIIEIPKPRLRALQRKVLSGLLDRIPAHESVHGFRHGRNIVTFAAPHVGKAVVMRFDLTDFFASVHAGRVYSAFYALGYPQAVARALTALCTNRIPSGRLLAPDVRERIDWRERQRYRNRHLPQGAPTSPALANLCAFRLDLRLAGLARSVGATYTRYADDLAFSGDEELARMADRLCIRVAAIALEEGFGVNLRKTRVMRRSARQHLAGVVVNSHANVARPEFDALKAVLTNCVRHGWRSQNRDDLADFRAHLAGRVAHVAMVNAVRGARLRAVFERIEWEEEKPLDA; this is encoded by the coding sequence ATGACGCTCGTGCTGGAGGAAAGCGCCCGCTGGATGGATGGGTTGGCGCGCCACGTAGCGAAGCGATTCGCTGCGCGTTGGGATAGCGTCGGGCGCAAGGAGGTTTCGACGGTCGTGGCCGGGATGCCCGGCTTCGTGTCAGCGTGGCGCAGCGAGCAGCCGCCGAGAGTGGTTCGCGTGCTGACGCGGCCGCCGTTTCAGCGCCCGCCTCCGCCGTGGTTGCATGACGTGGCGTTGCCTCAATTGCCGACGCTCGGCGATCTGGCTGCCTGGCTAGATATCGAGCCGGGAGATTTGGGCTGGTTTGCCGACCGTTGGCGCGTGCCGACGCGTGGCGCGGCGACGCCGCTTCATCACTACGCGTACAAGGCGATCGAAAAGCGCGACGGTCGATGTCGGATCATCGAGATTCCCAAGCCGCGATTGCGGGCTTTGCAACGCAAAGTGTTGTCGGGTTTGCTCGACCGTATTCCGGCGCACGAATCAGTGCATGGTTTTCGACATGGCCGGAATATCGTGACTTTTGCCGCGCCGCATGTGGGGAAAGCGGTGGTGATGCGCTTCGATCTGACCGATTTCTTCGCGTCAGTTCATGCGGGACGCGTTTACTCCGCTTTTTACGCTTTGGGTTACCCACAGGCCGTTGCAAGGGCATTGACTGCGCTGTGTACCAATCGCATCCCGAGCGGCCGCTTGCTCGCGCCGGATGTGCGCGAGCGGATCGATTGGCGGGAGCGGCAGCGCTATCGGAACAGGCATTTGCCGCAGGGCGCGCCGACATCGCCGGCGTTGGCTAACCTGTGCGCTTTTCGGCTCGATCTTCGGCTGGCGGGTCTGGCGCGTTCCGTCGGCGCGACTTACACGCGTTATGCCGATGACCTTGCGTTTTCCGGAGACGAGGAGCTTGCGCGTATGGCTGATCGCTTATGCATTCGAGTCGCGGCGATTGCTCTTGAAGAAGGCTTCGGTGTCAATCTGAGGAAGACGCGCGTGATGCGGCGTAGTGCGCGGCAGCATCTGGCCGGGGTGGTGGTCAACAGCCATGCGAATGTGGCGCGGCCGGAGTTCGATGCGTTGAAGGCCGTGCTGACCAATTGCGTTCGGCATGGGTGGCGGTCGCAGAATCGGGATGATCTTGCGGATTTTCGGGCGCATCTTGCGGGGCGTGTGGCGCATGTTGCGATGGTGAATGCGGTGAGAGGGGCGAGGTTGAGGGCGGTGTTTGAGCGGATTGAGTGGGAGGAAGAAAAACCGTTGGATGCGTGA
- a CDS encoding AraC family transcriptional regulator: MNESGNRARYETRLGRVLDHIYDHLDEPLDIDRLAEIACLSPYHWHRIYQAMYGETVATTVRRLRLHRAAGYLANGSMPIVEIAERSGYSSLQSFSRTFRAVFGVPPAQYRKQGTHSRFRPALSGDDQMTMREVVIRHVEPIEVLSVDHVGPYMQIGKAFDALFGWLAKHNLLAGQMRMVGVYYDDPGVVAESELRSKAGVLLPHPVQASVTVSPPVSVAHVKGGEYAVLRHRGPYSDMRAAYEWLYGTWLVQSGREAADAPVFEEYLNSPKDTAPADLVTEICLPLA, translated from the coding sequence ATGAATGAATCAGGTAATCGGGCTCGCTACGAAACCCGGCTCGGCCGAGTGCTCGACCATATTTACGATCATCTCGATGAGCCGCTGGATATCGATCGTTTAGCGGAAATCGCCTGTCTGTCGCCGTACCACTGGCACCGGATTTATCAGGCGATGTATGGCGAGACGGTGGCCACTACCGTCCGACGTTTACGGCTGCATCGCGCGGCGGGCTATCTGGCGAACGGTTCGATGCCGATTGTGGAAATCGCCGAGCGCTCCGGCTACAGCAGTCTGCAATCTTTTTCTCGAACCTTTCGTGCGGTGTTCGGCGTGCCGCCGGCGCAGTATCGCAAGCAAGGCACCCATAGCCGGTTCCGGCCGGCGCTATCAGGAGACGATCAAATGACGATGCGTGAAGTGGTGATTCGTCACGTGGAGCCGATAGAAGTTTTGTCGGTCGATCACGTTGGGCCGTATATGCAGATCGGTAAGGCGTTCGACGCGTTGTTCGGCTGGCTCGCGAAACACAATTTACTTGCAGGGCAGATGCGCATGGTCGGCGTTTACTACGACGATCCTGGTGTTGTCGCGGAGAGTGAGTTGCGGTCCAAGGCTGGTGTGTTGTTGCCGCATCCGGTTCAGGCATCCGTGACGGTGAGTCCGCCGGTTTCGGTGGCGCATGTGAAGGGCGGTGAGTACGCGGTGTTGAGGCATCGCGGACCTTATAGCGACATGCGTGCCGCGTATGAGTGGCTGTACGGAACGTGGCTCGTGCAGTCCGGGCGAGAAGCGGCCGATGCGCCGGTGTTCGAAGAGTATTTGAATAGCCCGAAGGATACGGCGCCAGCGGATCTCGTCACGGAGATTTGTTTACCGCTTGCTTGA
- the eat gene encoding ethanolamine permease — MKSESTNQHVGKVTHHELKQTLGTWQLWGIAVGLVISGEYFGWSYGWASAGTLGFVITAIFIAAMYTTFIFSFTELTTSIPHAGGPFAYARHAFGPTGGYLAGAATLVEFVFAPPAIALAIGAYLHVQFPGLEPKHAAMGAYLIFMALNIVGVQIAAAFELCVTLLAIFELLVFMGVVSPGFQWSNFTKGGWAGADNFSMGSFHGMFAAIPFAIWFFLAIEGVAMAAEEAKNPKRSIPIAYVAGILTLVVLAIGVMVFAGAAGDWTKLSNINDPLPQAMKYIVGEHSGWMHMLVWLGLFGLVASFHGIILGYSRQIFALARAGYLPEWLSKVHPRFKTPHRAIIAGGVVGIAAIYSDELIQFGGQTLTANIVTMSVFGAIVMYIISMLSLFKLRRTEPNMERPFRAPLFPVFPAFALVAAVICLATMVYFNFLVAIVFAIFLALGYVYFLMTRHQREAAPADALLEE; from the coding sequence ATGAAATCAGAGTCCACCAATCAGCACGTCGGCAAAGTCACGCATCACGAGTTGAAGCAGACGCTCGGCACGTGGCAACTGTGGGGCATCGCGGTCGGCCTCGTCATTTCCGGCGAATATTTCGGCTGGAGCTACGGCTGGGCGAGCGCCGGCACGCTCGGCTTCGTCATCACCGCGATTTTCATTGCCGCGATGTATACGACGTTCATCTTCAGTTTCACCGAGCTCACCACATCTATTCCGCACGCGGGCGGTCCGTTCGCCTACGCTCGCCACGCCTTCGGTCCGACCGGCGGTTATCTGGCCGGCGCGGCGACGCTGGTTGAGTTCGTGTTTGCGCCGCCGGCCATCGCGCTTGCGATCGGCGCGTACCTGCACGTGCAGTTTCCCGGTCTCGAACCGAAACACGCGGCGATGGGCGCATACCTCATCTTCATGGCGCTGAATATCGTCGGCGTGCAGATCGCCGCGGCGTTCGAGCTGTGCGTGACGCTGCTTGCGATCTTCGAATTGCTGGTGTTCATGGGCGTCGTATCGCCCGGCTTTCAGTGGTCGAACTTCACCAAGGGCGGCTGGGCCGGCGCCGACAACTTCAGCATGGGTTCGTTTCACGGCATGTTCGCGGCGATTCCATTCGCCATCTGGTTTTTCCTCGCGATCGAAGGCGTGGCGATGGCCGCCGAAGAAGCCAAGAACCCGAAACGCTCGATTCCGATCGCCTATGTCGCCGGCATTCTGACGCTCGTGGTGCTTGCCATCGGCGTGATGGTGTTTGCCGGCGCGGCAGGCGACTGGACCAAGCTGTCCAACATCAACGATCCGCTGCCGCAGGCGATGAAATACATCGTCGGCGAACATAGCGGCTGGATGCATATGCTGGTGTGGCTCGGGCTGTTCGGGCTCGTCGCGTCGTTTCACGGCATCATCCTCGGCTATTCGCGGCAAATTTTCGCGCTGGCTCGCGCGGGCTATCTGCCGGAATGGCTCTCGAAAGTGCATCCGCGCTTCAAGACGCCGCATCGCGCGATCATTGCGGGCGGCGTGGTCGGCATCGCCGCGATCTACAGCGACGAACTGATCCAGTTCGGCGGCCAGACGCTGACAGCGAACATCGTGACGATGTCGGTATTTGGCGCTATCGTGATGTATATCATCAGCATGTTGTCGCTGTTCAAGCTGCGCCGCACCGAACCGAATATGGAGCGCCCGTTCCGCGCGCCACTGTTTCCGGTCTTTCCGGCGTTCGCGCTGGTGGCCGCGGTCATCTGTCTGGCGACGATGGTCTACTTCAATTTTCTGGTGGCAATCGTGTTCGCAATCTTTCTCGCGCTGGGCTACGTCTACTTCCTGATGACGCGCCATCAGCGCGAAGCCGCGCCGGCGGACGCCTTGCTCGAGGAATGA
- a CDS encoding ethanolamine ammonia-lyase subunit EutB yields MSYTETIGTRTYRFADLKTLLAKASPQRSGDQLAGVAAASEEERVAAKMALAQVPLRTFLNEALIPYESDEVTRLVIDDHSPQAFAEISHLTVGDFRNWLLSSTTDADALTRISAGLTPEMVAAVSKLMRNQDLIAAARKRPVITRFRNTVGLPGHMSVRLQPNHPTDDVKGIAASMLDGLMYGCGDAMIGINPASDNLAAITKLLLMIDDFRQRYQVPTQSCVLTHVTNTIAAIEKGAPVDLVFQSIAGTEKANAGFGISLALLQEAYEAGLSLKRGTVGNNLMYFETGQGSALSADAHFGVDQQTCEVRAYAVARRFNPFLVNTVVGFIGPEYLYDGKQITRAGLEDHFCGKLLGVPMGCDICYTNHAEADQDDMDNLLTLLGVAGINFIMGIPGADDVMLNYQSTSFHDALYVRDVLGLRRAPEFEEWLESMQITDARGALLSASTQQPLLEGARDWMGIA; encoded by the coding sequence ATGAGCTACACCGAGACGATCGGCACCCGCACGTATCGCTTTGCCGATCTGAAAACCCTGCTGGCGAAGGCCAGCCCGCAGCGTTCCGGCGACCAGCTCGCGGGCGTGGCGGCGGCGAGCGAGGAAGAACGTGTCGCGGCCAAGATGGCGCTGGCGCAAGTGCCGCTACGCACTTTCCTCAACGAGGCGCTGATTCCCTACGAAAGCGACGAAGTCACGCGTCTCGTGATCGACGATCATTCGCCGCAGGCATTCGCCGAGATCTCTCACCTCACGGTCGGTGATTTTCGCAACTGGCTGCTGAGCAGCACGACGGATGCCGATGCGCTCACGCGTATCTCCGCGGGCCTGACGCCGGAGATGGTCGCGGCCGTATCCAAGCTGATGCGCAATCAGGATCTGATCGCGGCGGCGCGTAAACGTCCGGTGATTACGCGCTTTCGCAACACGGTCGGTTTACCGGGGCACATGTCGGTGCGTCTGCAACCCAATCACCCGACCGACGACGTCAAAGGCATTGCCGCATCGATGCTCGACGGCCTGATGTACGGCTGCGGCGACGCGATGATCGGCATCAACCCCGCCAGCGACAATCTCGCCGCGATCACCAAGCTGTTGCTGATGATCGACGACTTCCGCCAACGTTATCAGGTGCCGACGCAATCGTGCGTGCTGACTCACGTCACCAACACGATTGCCGCAATCGAAAAAGGCGCGCCGGTCGATCTGGTGTTTCAATCGATTGCGGGCACAGAGAAAGCGAACGCGGGCTTCGGCATTTCGCTCGCGCTACTGCAGGAAGCGTATGAAGCGGGACTCTCCTTGAAGCGCGGTACGGTCGGCAATAACCTGATGTACTTCGAAACGGGTCAGGGCAGCGCGTTGTCGGCGGATGCACATTTCGGCGTGGATCAACAGACTTGCGAAGTACGCGCCTATGCAGTCGCACGCAGGTTCAATCCATTCCTGGTCAACACGGTGGTCGGCTTTATCGGCCCGGAATATCTCTACGACGGTAAACAGATCACGCGCGCCGGCCTCGAAGATCACTTCTGCGGCAAACTGCTCGGCGTGCCGATGGGTTGCGACATTTGCTATACGAACCATGCGGAAGCGGATCAGGACGACATGGACAATCTGCTCACGCTGCTCGGCGTAGCGGGCATTAACTTCATCATGGGCATTCCAGGCGCGGACGACGTCATGCTCAACTACCAGAGCACGTCGTTCCACGACGCGCTTTACGTGCGCGACGTACTCGGCTTGCGCCGCGCGCCGGAATTCGAAGAATGGCTGGAGTCGATGCAAATCACCGACGCGCGCGGCGCGTTGCTGAGTGCATCGACGCAACAACCGTTGCTGGAAGGCGCGCGCGACTGGATGGGCATTGCATGA
- the eutC gene encoding ethanolamine ammonia-lyase subunit EutC yields the protein MSDFLEKNPWNALRQFTNARIALGRAGNSLPTAPLLAFNLSHAQARDAVHHPLDTEVLHEQLRAQNFKTLDVHSAAPDREHYLRRPDLGRRLSEESRVTLAAVPNDSPEVVFVIGDGLSAFAASKQSIPLLQAVVPRLADWKIGPVVVARQARVALGDEIGELLNAKLVVMLIGERPGLSSPDSLGIYLTYAPKVGCSDAQRNCISNVRPEGLDYPLAAHKLHYLLTHARRLGLTGVGLKDDSDALLAETPAAPAVSDDSNSSAP from the coding sequence ATGAGCGACTTCCTCGAAAAGAATCCATGGAACGCGCTGCGGCAGTTCACCAACGCGCGCATCGCGCTGGGCCGCGCGGGCAATAGTTTGCCGACCGCGCCGCTGCTCGCGTTCAACCTGTCGCACGCGCAGGCGCGCGACGCTGTGCATCATCCGCTCGATACCGAGGTGCTGCACGAGCAATTGCGCGCGCAAAACTTCAAAACGCTCGACGTGCATAGCGCCGCGCCGGATCGCGAGCATTATTTGCGGCGTCCCGATCTCGGGCGGCGTTTATCGGAAGAAAGTCGAGTGACGCTGGCAGCGGTGCCGAACGATTCGCCTGAAGTGGTCTTCGTGATCGGCGACGGTCTTTCGGCGTTCGCCGCATCGAAGCAATCGATTCCCTTGCTGCAAGCCGTCGTTCCGCGACTCGCGGATTGGAAGATCGGCCCGGTCGTGGTTGCGCGTCAGGCGCGCGTCGCGTTGGGTGACGAGATCGGCGAGTTGCTCAATGCAAAGTTGGTGGTGATGCTGATCGGTGAGCGGCCGGGTTTGAGTTCGCCGGATAGCCTCGGAATTTATCTGACGTACGCGCCGAAAGTCGGCTGTAGCGACGCGCAACGCAACTGCATTTCGAATGTGCGTCCGGAGGGACTCGACTATCCGTTGGCCGCACACAAGCTGCACTATCTGTTGACGCATGCAAGGCGCTTGGGTCTGACCGGTGTCGGCCTGAAAGACGACAGCGATGCGCTGCTGGCAGAGACACCAGCGGCACCCGCCGTCAGCGATGATTCAAACTCAAGCGCACCATAA
- a CDS encoding DUF779 domain-containing protein yields MADEKEVARVIATPAAVELIDKLRAEHGAVLFHQSGGCCDGSAPMMFPQGEFMVGSSDVKLGTIAGVPFYMSESQFEYLQHTQLIIDAVPGNGGMFSLERPSGLRFLTRSRLFEDEENAWLETHPVERADA; encoded by the coding sequence ATGGCTGATGAGAAGGAAGTTGCCCGCGTGATCGCAACGCCTGCCGCTGTCGAGTTGATCGACAAGTTGCGCGCGGAGCATGGTGCGGTGCTGTTCCATCAATCCGGCGGATGCTGCGACGGCAGCGCACCGATGATGTTCCCCCAAGGTGAGTTCATGGTCGGCTCGTCCGATGTCAAACTCGGCACGATTGCGGGTGTGCCGTTTTACATGAGCGAGTCGCAATTCGAATACTTGCAGCACACGCAGTTGATCATCGACGCGGTGCCGGGAAATGGCGGAATGTTTTCTCTGGAGCGGCCCAGCGGTTTACGGTTCTTGACGCGCTCCCGTCTTTTCGAGGACGAAGAGAATGCGTGGCTGGAAACGCATCCGGTGGAACGCGCCGATGCTTGA